In Gemmata obscuriglobus, a single genomic region encodes these proteins:
- a CDS encoding DNA gyrase/topoisomerase IV subunit B, producing the protein MSALTAGRTAAYRTEDIQVLEGLEPVRKRPAMYIGGVDAKGLHHLAWEILDNAVDEYINGYADHITVTLHKSGQAITIFDNGRGIPVDMHPKHKKTGLELVLTVLHAGGKFGESESGYIHSGGLHGVGASVVNALSKRLVATVRRDGFEYRQEYAKGTPLAKIEKVGPFRGHGTGIYFEPDDTIFKTVRFDPDTLRARLEDTSFVHSGLRITFKNEVTGETLELANPGGLPAFLGRLVLDGQKPPVTEASFSAVRETGDKIEVALQWTESTEETYRSYANGIRTPQGGTHENGLKSALRKAVQSYIDTHDDVKKQSKGLKITADDIREGIVAVLSVFLRDPMFQSQTKDRLTNTEMEGSVDNFVRPALEAWLNNNKTAADSIVGRIVIAARMREASRAAKEEVKRKAPGSKRLSLPGKLADCKSTDRDETELFIVEGDSAGGSAKQGRNNSTQAVLPLRGKILNCEGLPASKALTNQEIADLVTAIGTGIGDKFNYGGLRYGKIILLMDADADGCHITTLMLAFLFRHMPDLIRHGHVYIGRPPLYRVNVGKDIHWVQDDQGKEELVEKLTKANRKFEVTRFKGLGEMDAKDLAATTLDRRTRTLLKVSTDGAALETDRTFADLLGKDAKPRYDFIMAKADQAVDEDLDV; encoded by the coding sequence ATGAGCGCACTCACCGCCGGCCGCACCGCGGCGTACCGAACCGAAGACATTCAGGTCCTTGAGGGGCTGGAGCCGGTCCGCAAGCGCCCCGCCATGTACATCGGCGGCGTGGACGCGAAGGGGCTGCACCACCTCGCGTGGGAGATCCTCGACAACGCCGTGGACGAGTACATCAACGGCTACGCCGACCACATCACCGTGACGCTGCACAAGTCCGGGCAAGCGATCACGATCTTCGACAACGGCCGCGGCATCCCCGTGGACATGCACCCCAAGCACAAGAAGACCGGGCTCGAACTGGTGCTGACGGTGCTGCACGCGGGCGGCAAGTTCGGCGAGTCCGAGAGCGGCTACATCCACTCCGGCGGGTTGCACGGGGTCGGCGCGTCGGTCGTGAACGCGCTCTCGAAGAGGCTCGTGGCGACGGTGCGGCGCGACGGGTTCGAGTACCGGCAGGAGTACGCGAAGGGGACGCCGCTCGCGAAAATCGAGAAGGTCGGTCCGTTCCGCGGGCACGGGACCGGCATCTACTTCGAGCCCGACGACACGATCTTCAAGACCGTCCGGTTCGACCCGGACACGCTCCGCGCCCGGCTGGAGGACACGTCGTTCGTCCACAGCGGGCTGCGGATCACGTTCAAGAACGAGGTGACCGGCGAGACGCTGGAACTCGCGAACCCGGGCGGGCTGCCCGCGTTCCTGGGGCGCCTGGTGCTGGACGGGCAGAAGCCGCCGGTGACCGAGGCGTCGTTCTCCGCGGTGCGCGAGACCGGGGACAAGATCGAGGTCGCGCTCCAGTGGACGGAGTCCACCGAGGAGACGTACCGGTCCTATGCGAACGGCATCCGCACCCCCCAGGGCGGGACGCACGAGAACGGGCTGAAGTCGGCACTGCGCAAGGCCGTGCAGAGCTACATCGACACCCACGACGATGTGAAGAAGCAGAGCAAGGGGCTGAAGATCACCGCGGACGACATCCGTGAAGGCATCGTCGCGGTGCTGTCGGTGTTCCTCCGCGACCCGATGTTCCAGTCGCAGACCAAGGACCGGCTCACGAACACCGAGATGGAAGGTTCGGTCGATAACTTCGTTCGCCCCGCCCTTGAGGCGTGGCTGAACAACAACAAGACCGCCGCCGACTCGATCGTGGGGCGCATCGTCATCGCCGCGCGGATGCGCGAGGCGTCGCGGGCCGCGAAGGAGGAGGTGAAGCGGAAGGCACCGGGGAGCAAGCGCCTCAGCCTCCCGGGCAAACTCGCCGACTGCAAATCGACCGACCGCGACGAGACCGAACTGTTCATCGTGGAAGGCGACTCCGCCGGCGGGTCGGCGAAGCAGGGCCGCAACAACAGCACGCAAGCCGTACTGCCGCTGCGCGGGAAGATCCTGAACTGCGAAGGGCTCCCCGCCTCGAAGGCGCTGACGAACCAGGAAATCGCCGACCTCGTCACCGCGATCGGCACCGGGATCGGCGACAAGTTCAACTACGGCGGACTGCGGTACGGCAAAATCATCCTGCTGATGGACGCCGACGCCGACGGCTGCCACATCACGACACTGATGCTCGCGTTCCTGTTCCGCCACATGCCGGACCTGATCCGGCACGGGCACGTGTACATCGGCCGGCCGCCGCTGTACCGGGTGAACGTCGGGAAGGACATCCACTGGGTTCAGGACGACCAGGGTAAGGAGGAACTGGTCGAGAAACTGACCAAGGCGAACCGCAAGTTCGAGGTGACGCGGTTCAAGGGGCTCGGCGAAATGGACGCGAAGGACCTCGCCGCGACGACGCTCGACCGGCGGACCCGCACCCTGCTGAAGGTGAGCACCGATGGCGCGGCCCTGGAAACGGACCGGACGTTCGCTGATCTGCTCGGCAAGGACGCGAAGCCGCGCTACGACTTCATCATGGCAAAGGCCGATCAGGCCGTGGACGAAGACCTGGACGTGTGA